One Thermoanaerobacter pseudethanolicus ATCC 33223 genomic window, TAAATGTCTTATTACAAGATAGTCATGAAGGAGTAAAAAAACTAATAAAATGCCAACGTGGAGAGAATTAAAGCGTTTTTGTGAAAGAGATGGTTGGGAGTTATACAAACAAACGGATCATTATTTCTACGTTAAACGTGATAAAAATGGCAATATTAGACGGACAAAAGTTTCAATGGGAAGTGGTGAAATTCCAAAATATTTATGGAAAGAGATTTTAAAAAATCAGCTTCAAGTTTCAGAAGAATATTTTAACAGCAAAATATAGTATCGAGGTACAGTATTTTTACTTCGATGCTTTTTATTTTGTTAGACTGCTTCGGCAGTCTTTTTTAAATAAAAAAACAAAATTTAAAATAAAAGTATGAAAATTTATTTGTTGCTATTGATTTTTTTTAATTTAGAGGTATAATAGTAAATGTAATGCGTTACATATTTTATTAGATATGTCTCTGAAAATCAATGAAAAATATTATGTAATCTGTTACACAAGAGGTTATAACAGTTGGCGATAATCGTGCAAAAAGGTATAATTTTAATTAGGTGATGATAGATGTTATTAAGTATGCAAAAAGTAAAAGAAATATACTCGATTAGTCGAAGGACACTTATAAACTGGGAAAAAGAAGGGTTAATTACTCCTCTTAGAACTCCAAAGGGTAGAAGAAGGTATAGAAAAGAAGATATAGAGAAGTTATTAGGCATGCTGGAAGAAAAACCAAAACCGACTGTAGTTTTATATGCAAGAGTGTCCACAAAGAAACAAGAAGAATATCTTAAGAATCAAATTAGAAGGCTTGAAGAATACGCTAATTCCCAAGGATGGCAGTATGAAGTCATATCCGAAATAGCAAGTGGAGTAAATGAAAATAGAAGAGGCTTATTAAAGCTTTTGAACAAGATAAAAAGAGGAGAAGCTGAAAAAGTTGTAATAGAATATCCTGATAGACTAACGAGATTTGGCTTTGAATATCTCAAATTTTTCATGGAAAGCTTTGGGGTGGAGCTTATAGTTTTAGACGGGAAAGAAGACGAGGAAGATGCAAAGAAAGAACTAGTAGAGGACTTAATA contains:
- a CDS encoding type II toxin-antitoxin system HicA family toxin, which translates into the protein MPTWRELKRFCERDGWELYKQTDHYFYVKRDKNGNIRRTKVSMGSGEIPKYLWKEILKNQLQVSEEYFNSKI
- a CDS encoding IS607 family transposase translates to MLLSMQKVKEIYSISRRTLINWEKEGLITPLRTPKGRRRYRKEDIEKLLGMLEEKPKPTVVLYARVSTKKQEEYLKNQIRRLEEYANSQGWQYEVISEIASGVNENRRGLLKLLNKIKRGEAEKVVIEYPDRLTRFGFEYLKFFMESFGVELIVLDGKEDEEDAKKELVEDLIAIVTSFAARIYGQRGGKKHDSNTG